The nucleotide sequence ACGACTGGCTTGAAGGGGTGCAGCGCGACACTTGTAACTGCCATCGTGTGCGCCTGGAAAGAGGACTGCTCTACCCACTCACTTGCTGGGGACTCACCGGATGGGAAGCCCGGCTGCCCACCGTCAGCGTTGCCCGAAAAGGGCACGACAGCAGTTTGCCCATGGGGGTGCAAGCGATCGTCAAGGGGCCACACAAATCCGTCTGTTTCTGCATCGGCCGCCCTCGTGTTCGCTGGAGATGGCGACGACGCAAGGCGACGACGCGAGGCCACGTTTGACTGGCCGCTCGCGTGCGACGACTTCCAGTTGCCAGCGCGATGGTTTGCAGTTGGGGGTTTAGGCCTCATGGAGGTACCGCCAAATgcttcctgctgctgctgctgctgtccttccagctccgccacccgcgcctcgagctgctccttctctcttcgcagCTTGTCGCGCTCGATTGTCAGGAGCGACTTCGCCTTTAGGAGCTGCTCGCACCGAATGCGGGACTCCGTCAACGTCGGGTTCACCAGCTCAGCATGCTGGCCTGCCTGCCTCAGAAGACGACTGAGGCGGGCGTTCTCCTGCACTACACGCTGGTGGCTTGTGCGATGATACTCACGGTCTTTCTTCGCTtgcgtccactgctgcacgACACGCGTGTTCAGCTCTGCatgctggcgcagctcgcgctccagcagctcgaTGCGGttctgcagcgccatcgtctCGTGGTAGTTGTCCGGGACCATTGGATTTTCCAGCGAGACGTCGATGCTACCaatgccgccgccagcctTGCAATACCACTCGCTCTCAAAAGTCTGCAGGGTGCGCGTCATGCCGTTACGATAGAGGAAGTTTCGAACAAAGTCATCCATCACCTCTggcacccgcagcagctgtgccgtgggtggcggtggaagGTCAAGCTGCTTCTGCATCTGAACGGAGTGCCGGAGGGCGTCGAGGTCCATGTCGTCAGCATCGTGCACGGCCGCCATTCGGCTTACAGCAGGGTTGGAGGACGGGCCCCCAGCTGCTTCAGTGATGATGTCGGTCGGGGTCGTGTGACTCATGTATGCGACCTCTTGATCGTGTGGATTTAGCAAGCGAGCTAGAGAGGGGGGGCCAGTGAGCAGCAGTGAGGGtaaggaagagagaggggttcTAAATGCCGCCGTGGCTATATATGCAGCCTTGTATGGATGAGCGCGTCTGTGAGTATGTCCGTGTGCCTGTgggtagaggggggggggaggggaaggagtggcaagagaagaagtggGACGTGCGCCACTCTCGAAAATGACGATACGGCCCTTCGGGTTCCCTTGCGTGGGCTACAGAGGCACAAATGTTACGTGAGAGCGAAGAAGcgggagacagagagagggaccagagtgaagcaaaaaaaagccTGTGGATGCCGTGGgtacagagggagagagatgagtTCGGGAACACGTCTGAGAGGCACTGCAGAGATGTCGTCGtgtccctcttccccccccctccctccctcaccctctttccacacacaaaaagtCCAAACCACAtaaaacacacaaaaaagggaGTGCGTCACCGGCGCTCATGAAGTCGAGACATGCCAAACCGCCGtttggagagagagaggggggggggggaggcgcagGCATGGATCTCAGGAGGCGGGAGAGTGCGCAGCCCTCGGCCTTGTCTCGCTCGTGCTGCCCACTTCGCCGAagtggagaggagaagcgggtCGGTGGTGCTCTTGGTATGAGGGTGAGCACCACCGAGATCCAAAGGGAaagcggtgcggcgctgTGCAGGGCTAGCCGTCGTTTGTCGCCTGGAAGTCTTGTGAATGGACCGCGAGGTGTAGCCCCAACCCTTCACCCTTCTCTTCGTCTTTGCAGGGGGTGCCCCCCATCACCAGCATAGCGGCATTTGTGGGTTGAAGACAGCGGGACAGCATCCCAGATGTGATCAAGGAAGACCTCGTTGAACCCCTTACACAAAAGAGAGCGCACTGACGTGGCACTCTTGGATACCATAGGCATCCCTACACGCTCCCACATGGGCGCTTATCTACAAGCGCGAGGACGGATGTGAGAAGGTCAAGTAAAAGCCCAATGCGCGCCCCGCGCGGTATCGAAGAGTGCGCGGACAATGCAGCAGAAAGGCAAAGTGCCGCATACGTGGGGGTGGGAGGAAGAACGAGAGGGACGAAACGAGAAAGGAGAGGTCGACGGCGTTAGCCAGTGGgtacaggagagagagagataggAAAGGAGTTGAAGACGAGCGAAAGACATCCTCTCACCCTATGCAGAACCTCGTGTGCAGACATCACTGGAGAGTgaatggagagagagaggagatgaCACACCGCGAGCGCCCATCCGAGTAGGAAatgcgcacatacacacacacttgaCGGCTGTGAAACGACGACGAAAAAGCGAGGGGAGGGCCAAGAGCAGCCTGTAAGAGTGGCAGCGCTGTTTTGCAAGGCGtcaccaccctcctcctcacgtAGGCGACTGCGAAGCTCTACTTCTTTTCGAGAGTCATGGGAGAGCCCGAACAGGAGCTTCAGTGCGTCTTACTAGCCCTCCCCCTGACTATCTCGAGGCCATCGCTGCACTCCCGCCCTCcgaccctcccccctctccactggCTCAACCCCATCGCCCAGCTCCCACGTATTCCATGCTTTGGTGTAGTtgctgctttctctttcccttttcgtgTCTCTGTGGGTTTGTAGAGTCGTTCTGTGCAAGGCGATCGTGATCAGGTGAAGGGATTCAGCACCACAGCCGCTGCCAAATGCCCACTGCCGCCCTGCATGCAGACGTAGGCACACGCTGTCGTGGCACTCTTCGATGAGCGGAAGCGAAAACCCAAGCGTCAAGGGTAGCGGAGTGATTTGGggaagcaggagagaggcgaacaCAGGGCGGAGGCCCCAGAGCCCGGTGGCTGGGCGCTTCGTGTAAGGTACACGTCGGAAGTTGAATGAAAgggcacagacacacacgcagagacgccACGAGCACTCGTCCCTACATCTCACACCTGACGCATGCTCTGTCGTGACACGGGCCCGTTCCCTTTCTTCGCTCTTCCCGCCGTTGTCAGTGTAGCGGAGCATTCAAGGGCAGTTGCCAATACATGGGAAGGTGGCtcatgcgctgcagcgcctcgttgCACGCAGaaaagcagcggcacccaAACCAACCGCGGTTGGCGCTCAGCGGTGACGGGTGCACATTCTCCAGAACAACGTGCCGACTTGTATCTATGagcctctttttctgctgTGCGTAGCCGCCCCAGAGCAGAAACACGAGCCGGTTGGGATGGTGTTGGGAGAGGTGCTGAATGAcggcgtcggtgaaggcagCCCAGCCACTAGTTTTGCTGTGCGAGTTGGCCTTGTGAGCCTCAACGGTCAGAGTCGCGTTGAGCATCAGCATCCCCTGCTCCGACCAGCTCTGCAGGTAGCCGTGCTTTGGTGCCTGGAAACCCGCAATGTCTGTCGTGAGCTCCTTGTATATGTTGCGCAGACTCGGCGGAAGCGGCACATCGGGCAAGACGGAGAAGCAGAGCCCATGCGCTTGGTGAAGATCGTGGTACGGGTCCTGGCCGAGCAGGACCACCTTCAAACCTCGAAACGGACAGCTGTTGAAAGCGTTGAAGATGTCCGCGGCGGGCGGCAGTATGACTctgcccttttccttctcctcatCGAGAAAGCGTTCAATGCGGATAAAGGCACCCTTTCGCCACGAATCAGCCGTAATGGGAGCCAAGAAGTCCCTCCACTCAGGGTTGGTGATGAGGCCGGCAAGCCAACGGCTACTGCTgacggaggaggcagcggcagcagagccaGCAGGTGCAGTAGTGCTTCTGGAGGCATTCTTCGCCTCCTCAATGACACCGTCCTGTTCCTGCTGGGGCCGTGTTGGCCCGGGCAGTGGGACTGACACACTCGCATCGAGGTCAATCGCGTCATCTCTAGAGGCACCCTTCAGGTTATCACTTTCGCGTTCTCTGGAGCTACTGCGGCGATGACTGCTCTCACACTGTGTCTTGGCGTACTTTCTAGGCGGGGAGTCCGTCCGGAGCGTGATGTTCTGGTCGTTCGAAGTCGAGGacagctgccgctctctacctgcggcggcggtcgcggtggcggcggttgTGCCGCTACTTGTGCCCTTCCACATAAGATCAAAGAGTGTTTTCTGCatttcccccttctttgtccatgtctgcgtgtgtgtgtgtatgtgcgtgtgggtgttcAGCGTCTCTTTCACCGTGCCCGCGCGGTGCCTCTACAACTcagaggagaaagagctCCTACAACAGGACGATGCTGGATAAGTATCGTAGTACGATGGcgatacacgcacacacagacagccATGAGTGTGTAGACCAAGTAAGATGCAGACAGGAGAGAGCAATAGTATTCgcagaaaggagaaggagagaatCGAGCGAGTGGGGGCTGAGGAAAACAGTCCCCTTAACGCATGGCAGCCTGCTACCAGTGCATGTGTGAGGGGCGCATGTTTACATGGGTACATCAAGGTGTGCTTGTAAGCCACGCACTGCCCAGCTTCTCTCAGTGCTCTCCGCCACGCACTGCCAGAGAttggaagagaaaagaggcggaAAGAAAGGTACGCTGTGCGCCGTGCTGTCGTGCTTTCTTTGGTTTGTTGCGAGTGTTTATGTGCGCGTTCGTGTGAAGGGAAGAGGATTTCCATCGCCTCATCCCTCTCTTACATAAGCCCAGGCAGCGTGAGAAGCACGCGTCCTCGTTCGTTGTCCCAGTGCTGGATTGAAAAGCCATAGGCTgtgagcagcaccgtcacgaGCTGGTCGAGGTCCTGAAGCACCTGCGACTCACGGAACACGACTCGCCGCCCAGACGCCGCTTCCACCGTCAGCccaggcagcggcggcacaatGCGGACAGGCAGGGAGGCTGATGAGAGCGAaggcgacgcagcaccagcactaCTCGAGGTTGCAGCATCACcaaccgccgccgtcgccatgtcctccctctccagtCCGCGAGTCAGATCCctgacggcggcagcaccgtgcGTGGCGCACCTCCCTGTAGCACTATCTGTGAttggtggaggagaggaggagaaagggggttGAGAAGGCGTGGCTGCAAGGCGACCAGACGGACCTGACGTGACTGTCGCCTTTTCTTCAATCTGCGGCGATGCTGGAGGccaccacacatacaccccGTGAGGAAGATTGCGACGGAAGACGCTTCGCTGGAACTCGAAGCGCTCCATGATACTCTTCTCCATTCCTGGTAGATCATAGTAGCGTACCTCCTGAAGCAGCATATCCCACTCTGCGAAGTTGTCGGGGACGGAGAGGTGTCCATCACGGAGGTAGCCAATCACATAGCGGAACAAGGTGCCGTCTCGATCGATGAGGAAACTGCCATCCTCGCAGCGGTGCGCCCGGTTTTCTAGGATGGGGCCAAAAATGCGATGGCCTTTGAGCTCGCGTAGCGTGTACCGGCGTGTGGTATAAAGGGTGCCACCGACGTTGAGATTAATGTGGCGAGCCCACTCACCCGTCACATCGATGCCGAGACTGTTCTGCAGCCATGTCACCGCAGCAGACATGCAGATACAGAGAAGCGGCGGGCAGGAAGTGAGACAAGGGGGATGTGGAACGCACCTTTGACGATGAGAAAGACAAAGTCGACCTGATAGCTAGAAAAGGAGGTGAGGCGGTAAAGATGACCATGAGTGCATGGGGGCAGACGTGCCTATCTGTGCGCACGTGCCAACTCTGCCGAGCATGCGCAGCCCCCCAAAGAGGAAACATAATGGGATAAAGAGAGGGGCAGGAGGCAAAGACGAAGATGAaagcgctttttttttgtcatGGTGCGTTACGGTGTATTTTAGCAGAAACGCGGCCTTCCCCAATACTCACGCAGAGCACACATgtttgtgcatgtgcgtgacAACGACCGTGAAGGGAAAGTAAAGTGCTCAGGCACAGCTGTCACACCGCTTTCCTCACTGCGCTCTACAAGACCCAAACAAGAGCAACTGCACTACATCTTTGTGTGCGCCAGTGCGCCTCTCCTTCAGCTACACAGACGTAAAGGTGCTCGGTGAGCAAGTCACCTCTCGCTGCGCAGCCCTCACCTACTGTCCAGGtgttttcctccccccctctctctcttcctttccgaCTTCATCGCATCAGCACTTTCCATGAATATTCAAtcacagaaaaaaaacgcatACGCGTCGCATCTGCAGGCCACTGCGAAAAAAACACACATTTTCGACTGCACCCTTGCAGCGCGCATCAACcagctccccccctccccactctcgCCCACACTGACACAGGCATGACTGTATCGTCGTCTCATTcagaagcgccgccgccgcttgtATAGAATCTGATTCGACCACACCATAATCAGCGCAGCATACGAGGCCGTAATCTCTTCCTTCTCAACCGCCGGCAGCCGATTCAGCACCGCCGAGGCAAGGCTCTCTTTGCCGCCCTGCTCCAGTGTTGAAATGAGCGTCGCGTAACTTACCACGttcggcgacggcggcgtcgacaTGGGCGGTACAGAGGGGGTCGATGCAGTCGACAGTGATGAGGACAGCGTATCCGCCTCGGTAAGGTCTGACGTCGTCCCTAAACGAGAAACCGAGGCCTCgaccgcagcggtgccgaccttgtcgctctcttcttcggCGGCCCACCAGCCTTGGAGCGGGTTCGGTCCCATGGctcgcaccacctccagcgcgccTCGCCAgtccagctccgcctcacaggcgcgcagacacacgtTGAACGCCTCCACCGAAATCTCAGCAGCGGGCAGCGGGCAGCGAGTGGTCAGGTAAGCGAAGGCGGAGCGCCATCTTCGCTCGCCGGCACTCGAGTCCGACGACGGACGTCGTGCCAGGAGTTCAACCGCGCGACTGAAGGCGTCGGGGTAGGCAGGCGCAAAAAAGGCGCTGATCTTCTCTACTAGGTCCCACTTTTCTGCCGAGGCACACATCTCGAGAATAGCGCTGATCTGAACCATGTTGGGGTTGACACCAGACCcggaaggcgcaggcggcggcgaggtggaCAAGATTGACGTGCCTGTAGTGgaggcggcaacagcagctgctgaagcctCTGACGCCGTCAGTATCGCCGCCACAGCGGGCAGTGCGGTTGCCTCGGCAAATGCCTGCAGGCCTCCCTCCCAGTCACCGGtacgctgcgccgcctttAGGTACGCTGTGAGGTCAGCACTATTGCGAACAAGGTGGCCGCTGCTATGGATACTCAAATGACTGgctcgccgctgcgcatccTCGCGCTCCATGAGCTCAAAGAAGTCCAGTTTCTCCTTgttcgccgccgtcgtggaCACGCCGCTCCGGAGAGCGCTACCACGCTTTGCAACATGTCGGCCCCCCATCATCGCAGCaatcctgctgctgctgggtaCAGCTGAACCGACTGAACTGCTCCCCATCGCGGTCGAAGTAGCTTCTCCCAGACTGCCGGCAAGTTCAGCTGACTCGTGTCTCTTGTAGAGGCGTGCgacctgctgctgagcacGCTGAGGGGGCAACCGCATGGACCGCGCCAGCACCTGCTCGAGCGTCAGTGGCGGCATCTTTCGATTGCCTCTAATAACCGGAGCCGGATTGCGGGTTTGCTTCCGAAGACGACgcgcagaaaaagaggggaggagggggagagagaggactgAGGAGATCAAAAAACAAACGGACGCGCCGCTCAGCCCCAAGACAAATCAGCAAAGTTAGTTGGCCCCTTCGCACCAGCCGCTGggcaagaagagggagacagaaGAGGGTGGGTGAATCAGCGCGACCGTGAGAGCCATTTTCGTAAGAGATGCCGAGAGGTCCGCAGGAGATGCGCGGCGCTCGAGGAGACGAGAAAAGAAATAAAAGGGGAGGCCAATCAATGGGGATACGTAATAGGTGGAGACGCGTACACAGCAGGAAGTTGCGACGGTGTTCACGGTCAATCTCGACGCAAACCGTACAGCGGAACGAACGAAAGAGGAAATGCTCTGCTGCCAATTgatgcttttttttttcgctaCCACCGTCAAAGCACGACTACCAGCACCGACACGGATTACCAATGGTAGTAGGGGCTGTGTGATGCAGGGTTGCCGTTGCTACTGTGGTCCACCTCCGCACAGGAAGGAGGAGACCCGGCGAATCCGACCAGCAACAAAGCCCTGCATGCGTCCCTCACCTATCCCCCCTCCTACCCCTTGCCAGGTGTGTGCATTCATCGAGGATAGTGGGTAAGAGGGGATGTGGAGGAGTGAATGACGCTCTTTTTAGCCCTCGTTTTTTCCAAGATGGTCGTACGATCGACTTGAAATTTATTCAGAGAAACAGACCCACATAGATCGctagagaaagagagagagtcacGGACACTTGTGCACGACGCACATTCGATTTCACCTTGTTTTACCCCCATCACGAGTATTCCCATCATCACTAACGTAACACATGCACAGGAACACATGTGCGAAAATATGCGAAGAAAAGGATTACCCTTACCCGCCACTACCCACCCTtgcgtcccccccccccccacacacacacacaggggcAGACGAGAGGTGCGGAGAGAGCGATAAAGAGGGTGAGGTAAGCGGCGGGGAAGGGTAATGGGATGAAGCATCTGGAGAGCGATAAAGCGATAGCACCAACACACAAGCAGGCACCATACCTCGAAGGGTCaatggaaaagaggaaaaaaagggggtaaTAAAGAATGGCCGCCATAAACCGGCGCCACGCTCCCGCACTAAGAGAAACAGATTCGAGTAAAAAGTGTGGTGGGAGGGCGAACCgacatgagcagcagcgaagacgAAGGGAGGGGAATGGGAGTaagagagtgaggagagtACGAGTAGGAAGACGGCGCGCAACACACCGCACCGCTCTccagcgcacacgtgcagtCACGCCTACGAACaggtacacacgcacacagagacagccctctctcttttcctttatGCGCGTGCTATTGATTGCCCTCACGGtacttccccctccccccacacatacaGAGTTGTTGTTGCTTTTATTCATCTCCGCGTGGCCACTACCCGAAAAAAGCATCAGAACAAGTCGCAGATGGGATGTGTTGAAAAGGTGCAAGCGCGTCTTCCCCCCTTCGTCGCTTTACTGAATTTTAGAACGCAGCACGTAGTTGAGAATGCCGCCATTCTCGATGTACTTCACCTCCATCTCGGTATCaatgcgcagcaccgcagtAAAGTTCTTGCCGTTGCTGCACTTCACGACAATGTCTTGAAGCGGGCGCATCTCTCCAGGTAATTTGACCGAAAAGGACTCCTTGCCGGTCAAGCCAAGCGAGGTGACACTCTCGCCGGCCTTGAATTGCAGCGGAATGACGCCCATCCCCACCAAGTTCGAGCGGTGAATGCGCTCGAAGCTCTCCGCGATGACCGCCTTCACACCCTGCAGGAACGGCCCCTTAGCGGCCCAATCGCGCGACGAGCCGCTGCCGTACTCCTTACCGGCCAGGATTACCGTCGGCACCCCGGCCGCCTTGTACTTCATGGCCGCATCGAAGATGAACATCTTCTCGCCACTCGGGTGGTACACCGTGTACGGGCCCGTCTGACCATCGCCGACCAGGCGGTTGCCGAGACGCGTGTTGGCGAAGGTGCCGCGCACCATCACCTCGTCGTTACCGCGACGCGAGCCGTACGTGTTGAAGTCCTTGCGCTCCACTCCCTGCTTCATGAGAAACTTTGCTGCAGGCGAGTCTTTGGCGATGTTGCCGGCAGGTGAGATGTGATCCGTCGTGATGGAGTCGCCAAAGATGGCGAGACAAGCAGCGTTCTCGATGCTCTTCGCTCCAGGCGGATCGAGCGTCATCCCGTCAAAGTACGGTGGATTGTGGATGTACGTCGACTTGGGGTCCCACTGGTAGAActcgccttcctccacctGGAGCATATTCCATTTCGCGTTCATGGTTGTGATGTTGGCATACACCTCCTTGAACAGGCCAGGCGTCACGAACTTGTTCACCACCTCCGCAATTTCCTCGTTGCTGGGCCAGATGTCGCGCAGGTACACGCCATTCGAGATCGGCTCCTTGTCAAAATCAATATTCGTGCGTCCGGCGAGCGCGAAGGCGATGAcgagcggcggcgatgccAGGTAGTTGGCAGCCGTCAGTGGGTGTATGCGGGCCTCAAAGTTGCGGTTTCCAGAGAGTACCGCTGCGGCAACGAAGTTGTTCTCCGTGATGCACTTGGATACCTCTGGTGCGATCTCGCCCGAGTTGCCGATGCATGTCATGCAGCCGTATCCCGTCGTGCTAAAGCCGAGTGCATCGAGGCTCTTCTGCAGGCCGGAGTTTTCCAGGTATTTGGTCACCACGTGTGAGCCCGGCGATAGAGATGTCTTGATGCCAGGCGCCACCTTCATGCCCTTCTTCAGGGCCTTCTGCGCCAGAAGACCCGCCGCGACGAGTACGGTCGGGTTCGAGGTGTTCGTGCAGGAGGTGATAGCCGCGATCACGACGCTACCGTGCTCCATCGTCGCCTCCTGACCGTTGACGGTGTACTTGACTCTCTTCGCGTGCTCCCCCTCCGGGATACCGAAGCCCTTGAAGCCAGTTTTGGCCGACATGCAGGCCTTGAAGTCCTTCGACAGATCTTTCAGGGGCACGTTGTCGTGTGGGCGCTTCGGTCCGGCAACGCACGGCACCACCGTGGAGAGGTCCAGTTCCAGGTCCTGCGTGTACTCGATCTTCTCGTTGCCCGTGCGGAAGAGCCCAACAGCTTTGACGTAGTTCTCGATGCGGGCTACGTGCATGGCGGTGCGATTCGTACTCCTGAGGTATTTGATCGTCTCTTCGTCGATCGGAAAGTAGCCGGTGGTGGCACCGTACTCTGGCGCCATGTTGGCCAGGGTGGCGCGGTCAGCGACTGAGAGCGCGTCGACACCGGGGCCGTAGAACTCGACAAACTTGCCTACCACACCGAGCTTACGAAGGTTCTTCACGACGGTAAGCACGAGATCGGTTGCCGTGCATCCCTCCATCAGCTTGCCAGTGAATTTGTAGCCAACAACCTGCGGAAGCACCATGGAGAGGGACTGGCCGAGCATGCCAGCCTCGGCCTCGATACCGCCAACACCCCACCCCATGACACCTAGAGCATTGACCATCGTCGTATGCGAGTCGGTGCCGACGACGGAGTCCGGGTATAGCAGCCCGTCCGTGTTAAACACAACGTGGGCGAGATACTCGAGGTTTACCTGGTGCACAATCCCAGAGCCCGGCGGGACAATCAAAAGTTTCTCGAACGCCTTCGAGCCCCATTTGAGGAACTCGAAGCGCTCGCGGTTGCGGTGCATCTCCATTTTCTGGTTTTGCTCCACCGCGTCCGGCGTGTCACTGCAGTCCACCTGCACCGAGTGGTCAACGACAAGGTCGACAGGAATCTGCGGGTTAATGCAGCGCGGGTCACCGCCGAGGCGCTTCATCGCGTCACGCATGGCTGCCAGATCCACGACGCATGGTACGCCAGTGAAGTCCTGCAGCACTACGCGAGCTGGCTTGAACGGGATCTCGATTCCCTTAGTACAGTTAACCTTCCAGTCGCAGATGCTTTCTATCGCCGACGATGTCACATCGAATTCATCGCAGTTGCGCACCGCGGACTCTAGGAGAACACGGAtggagaaagggaggtggCAGTACTTGGCACTGATCTCGTTGATCTTGTAGTACTTGGCGCTACCGCCGTCGGCCTGCAGAGACGTCAGGAACTTGGCATTGAAGGGGTTTGGGCGAGGACACTTCTTGGCTAGCTGTATGCCAGTGCGGAACATTTTTCTCAGccaaagagaggaaagggtgGGGGAGCTCTTGTACAGATGGTGTAATCAGTTCCTAAGCCAGAAATGACAGCTATAAATACGAAAGGGGCGATACACAGGCACAGGGAGATATATATAGATATATATAAAGGCAGAAAAGGCAAAAAGTTGGTGCTCCCTGTATAACCCCTTCCCAAGAGTCTTCTTATTTGCTTCTTCGCCGACTCCACGTCGtctgtatgtgcgtgcgtgccccGAGTGAGGAGAGTAGGTGTATGCGTCTGTGCTGATAATAAAAGGCAAGCGCAAGGACTGGCTCTGCGTGGGTGCTGTTTGTCTGTCGCCAAAGAAGCAATTTATTTGCACCCAGCAAGCACTAAAAccacaaggagagaagagaggtaAACGGGCTACTTGCTGAGGTACAAatgtccccctcccccgactGCGACTAAAGCTGGAAGTGGAAGTAGCAAAAGAgatggaggggagggagagaggaaagagaggtggggggggggagggaacgTAAGCTGGAAGTGATAATGTTGTTTCTGTCGTCCGTGGAAAAANNNNNNNNNNNNNNNNNNNNNNNNNNNNNNNNNNNNNNNNNNNNNNNNNNNNNNNNNNNNNNNNNNNNNNNNNNNNNNNNNNNNNNNNNNNNNNNNNNNNAAAATgcaggggaggagagagggaagagaggtgggtgcggggaagagaggtggtggtggtggtgggagggaaCGTAAGCTGGAAGTGATAATGTTTGGTTCTTGTCCGGGTGTAAGTTCTGCGTACCTGTATATtgccctgtgtgtgtgtgtgttagattgggtgaggagggagggggttcGATTCTGTTTCTTCaactttttcttttcgatTCTTCTTAcatgcagagagggggagtggaTAGAGTGAATAGCACTGTTAATCTACGTCACCAGTGCGTATGAGTGGgtcgggtgggtgggggagggcgagggaagagggaggtaTGAGCGAGTTGCATGTAACCTGGGGTgcgcaacagcaacacaggcacaccattcacacacgcacaaaaggggagaagaacagcAACCGGagtgtggggaagggggtcaaaacacacccacccacacacacacacacacatatatattGAAAGAGGAAGATGCAGAGCAGAGTGTCACTGTCTCCAAGAGTAGGTGTGGTGCGACGGTGTGAAGAGCATTACACACCCATGGGTGCATTGGAGCGTCACGCAGCGACGAGGTCACCTATGGAGGTGTGGTCGCACACTGCCCAAGGGACTTGAAAACGGGAAGGCAGTCGCCCGGTTACGGGCGTACAAGCTGCCCGTCTGTATCATCACATCTATACCACTAGCGACGCCGCCGAAGTATTCAGGCCATCTCcgctgaaggagaaggccTGAATACCCacgccacggcagccgcctgcgcctcgttTGGGTTGCTTTTGCGTGGGAAGTTTTGCCTTTTCCTCGTTTTTGTTCGATTCTACTCCACTGCGTCCCAGTcaatggggggggggggggaaga is from Leishmania braziliensis MHOM/BR/75/M2904 complete genome, chromosome 18 and encodes:
- a CDS encoding putative uracil-DNA-glycosylase produces the protein MQKTLFDLMWKGTSSGTTAATATAAAGRERQLSSTSNDQNITLRTDSPPRKYAKTQCESSHRRSSSRERESDNLKGASRDDAIDLDASVSVPLPGPTRPQQEQDGVIEEAKNASRSTTAPAGSAAAASSVSSSRWLAGLITNPEWRDFLAPITADSWRKGAFIRIERFLDEEKEKGRVILPPAADIFNAFNSCPFRGLKVVLLGQDPYHDLHQAHGLCFSVLPDVPLPPSLRNIYKELTTDIAGFQAPKHGYLQSWSEQGMLMLNATLTVEAHKANSHSKTSGWAAFTDAVIQHLSQHHPNRLVFLLWGGYAQQKKRLIDTSRHVVLENVHPSPLSANRGWFGCRCFSACNEALQRMSHLPMYWQLPLNAPLH
- a CDS encoding putative aconitase, which translates into the protein MFRTGIQLAKKCPRPNPFNAKFLTSLQADGGSAKYYKINEISAKYCHLPFSIRVLLESAVRNCDEFDVTSSAIESICDWKVNCTKGIEIPFKPARVVLQDFTGVPCVVDLAAMRDAMKRLGGDPRCINPQIPVDLVVDHSVQVDCSDTPDAVEQNQKMEMHRNRERFEFLKWGSKAFEKLLIVPPGSGIVHQVNLEYLAHVVFNTDGLLYPDSVVGTDSHTTMVNALGVMGWGVGGIEAEAGMLGQSLSMVLPQVVGYKFTGKLMEGCTATDLVLTVVKNLRKLGVVGKFVEFYGPGVDALSVADRATLANMAPEYGATTGYFPIDEETIKYLRSTNRTAMHVARIENYVKAVGLFRTGNEKIEYTQDLELDLSTVVPCVAGPKRPHDNVPLKDLSKDFKACMSAKTGFKGFGIPEGEHAKRVKYTVNGQEATMEHGSVVIAAITSCTNTSNPTVLVAAGLLAQKALKKGMKVAPGIKTSLSPGSHVVTKYLENSGLQKSLDALGFSTTGYGCMTCIGNSGEIAPEVSKCITENNFVAAAVLSGNRNFEARIHPLTAANYLASPPLVIAFALAGRTNIDFDKEPISNGVYLRDIWPSNEEIAEVVNKFVTPGLFKEVYANITTMNAKWNMLQVEEGEFYQWDPKSTYIHNPPYFDGMTLDPPGAKSIENAACLAIFGDSITTDHISPAGNIAKDSPAAKFLMKQGVERKDFNTYGSRRGNDEVMVRGTFANTRLGNRLVGDGQTGPYTVYHPSGEKMFIFDAAMKYKAAGVPTVILAGKEYGSGSSRDWAAKGPFLQGVKAVIAESFERIHRSNLVGMGVIPLQFKAGESVTSLGLTGKESFSVKLPGEMRPLQDIVVKCSNGKNFTAVLRIDTEMEVKYIENGGILNYVLRSKIQ